From a single Apium graveolens cultivar Ventura chromosome 2, ASM990537v1, whole genome shotgun sequence genomic region:
- the LOC141708432 gene encoding protein PHLOEM PROTEIN 2-LIKE A10, whose product MDLQLVDKSLNFSRKNKKWLILLAAFGVSGYGVYKVCNLESVRRKRQRLGKILGGLVRILEVVSDSSEMIGVVSRDLKEFLGSDSDEIPNSLKQLSKIARSEEFSGSLSRVSEAVVLGVLRGYRAESGNVEGGNSGFVDGVMDKLTSKAGTGFVSVVVGNFARNLVLGFQASNEGLNGSQDLNSSKWMDLLCDERCKVVMADSIQTFVSTAVAVYLDRTASVNIYDDMFSALTNSKYQTQMRDVLVSVCNGAVETLVKTSHQVLTGSNSTSFSGDENSGGPSKTGDEHYGQEGYSAKMQEKNSYFDIQNNPWVTNVSSTLAVPSNRKFVLDMTGRVTFETVRSLVEFVLRKLMDGLRRSFNVLHQEVLGRGLEVVQYVGAKSSVIVTLCVAMYLHILGGTRAFLPA is encoded by the coding sequence ATGGATCTGCAATTAGTGGATAAAAGTTTGAATTTTTCAAGAAAGAATAAGAAGTGGTTGATTCTGTTAGCTGCTTTCGGGGTTTCGGGTTATGGGGTTTATAAAGTTTGTAACTTGGAGAGTGTGAGGAGGAAAAGGCAGAGACTTGGTAAGATTTTGGGGGGTTTGGTTAGGATTCTTGAGGTGGTTTCGGATTCTTCGGAGATGATTGGAGTTGTGTCTAGGGATTTGAAGGAGTTTTTGGGATCGGATTCGGATGAAATTCCGAATAGTTTGAAGCAGTTGTCGAAAATTGCTAGGAGTGAGGAGTTTTCGGGGTCGTTGAGTAGGGTTTCTGAGGCGGTTGTGTTGGGGGTTTTGAGGGGGTATAGGGCGGAGAGTGGGAATGTGGAGGGTGGGAATTCGGGTTTTGTTGATGGGGTTATGGATAAGTTGACTTCGAAAGCTGGGACGGGGTTTGTGTCGGTTGTTGTTGGTAATTTTGCGAGGAATTTGGTATTGGGTTTTCAGGCGAGTAATGAAGGGTTGAATGGGAGTCAGGATTTGAATTCGTCCAAGTGGATGGatttgttgtgtgatgaaaggtGTAAAGTAGTTATGGCTGATAGTATTCAGACATTTGTTAGCACTGCAGTTGCTGTTTATCTTGATAGGACTGCGAGTGTTAATATTTATGATGATATGTTTTCTGCGTTAACTAATTCTAAGTATCAAACACAAATGAGGGATGTTTTGGTGTCTGTTTGTAATGGTGCGGTTGAGACACTCGTGAAAACGTCTCATCAAGTGTTGACTGGCTCGAATTCAACCTCTTTTTCTGGTGATGAGAATTCAGGTGGTCCAAGCAAGACAGGAGACGAGCATTATGGGCAAGAGGGATATTCTGCAAAGATGCAGGAGAAAAACTCGTACTTTGATATTCAGAATAACCCATGGGTGACAAATGTTTCATCTACACTGGCTGTCCCAAGCAATAGAAAATTTGTTCTCGATATGACTGGGAGGGTCACTTTTGAAACCGTGAGATCTCTTGTGGAGTTTGTCTTGCGAAAACTCATGGACGGCTTGAGGAGAAGTTTTAATGTACTTCACCAAGAAGTCCTAGGCAGAGGACTAGAAGTTGTCCAGTATGTTGGTGCTAAGTCATCTGTTATTGTTACTCTATGTGTTGCCATGTATTTACATATCCTAGGTGGAACAAGGGCATTCTTGCCTGCTTAA
- the LOC141708435 gene encoding uncharacterized protein LOC141708435 — MSSGVKLHTQSSSMRTKSNQNKLMKIITVPIRVLKKGRDMYVESMMNYAQKPRYTTTSNNTKGSAKIGQAGVSGLPKSFSTTVTSTRSSLYDGNDDLRELIRANSTTHNNKNMNLDVESHVKQLIEEQKLSRQKLYNDHSVENNGVNNSKMAKGVPRSYSVGLGRIDEGKACEFDEEEEEVEDGVKKVNEVMLRSRSHAVGVGNRKSSLAF, encoded by the coding sequence ATGTCCTCGGGGGTTAAATTACACACACAATCCAGCTCGATGAGGaccaaaagcaaccaaaacaagtTGATGAAGATCATTACAGTCCCCATTAGGGTTTTAAAGAAAGGCCGAGACATGTACGTCGAAAGCATGATGAATTATGCTCAGAAACCCCGTTACACCACCACTAGCAACAACACCAAGGGGTCAGCTAAAATCGGACAAGCTGGCGTGTCCGGTTTGCCGAAGAGCTTTAGTACAACTGTGACCTCTACTAGATCCTCCCTTTACGACGGTAACGACGATTTGCGCGAACTAATTCGCGCAAACTCGACCACTCATAATAATAAGAACATGAATCTGGACGTGGAGAGTCACGTGAAACAACTTATCGAGGAACAGAAGTTGAGCAGGCAAAAGCTTTACAATGATCATTCCGTGGAGAATAATGGTGTGAATAACTCGAAAATGGCGAAAGGTGTTCCGAGGAGTTACAGTGTTGGATTGGGGAGGATTGATGAAGGCAAGGCTTGTGAGTTTGATGAGGAAGAAGAGGAAGTTGAAGATGGTGTGAAGAAAGTGAATGAAGTGATGTTGAGAAGTAGAAGTCATGCTGTTGGTGTTGGTAATAGAAAGAGCTCTCTTGCATTTTGA
- the LOC141708431 gene encoding uncharacterized protein LOC141708431 isoform X2, which produces MLRDVVDTPSRYELLSMVRKHSELLKQIVTDGLEATDVEKDLGFWKDVMDLYFVRGKDSKKRQDDDLLFFVRKKSLHGYGFNDNIDGNSPYFVRRWAPKLNNLLDENTVSVDWRCSYYLNLIAHTSFSVTVAICSRQALQRHQGDEQTPLSPIYKVVKTVYASPSRVNFHLDARKEVETTPAYPDICFAVDDFDSTFDEVVLTDTDHCYCVLLNANGGAAFPSEKAPEDCGSSDSSSLKSKADTRKSNKTKLTLFSGFVSYQMVREAYEEGKSGFGSLLSLGNSTAKTDRIYMKGPGGRGQVEVAVSGVLDQSMQISPHSPGQSSNRRFQFGEIVRRAANVASVAAKHAYAAAGVNHSTDFEMLPLKCCLMSISLPWDHIAYDLLFKSSR; this is translated from the exons ATGTTGCGTGATGTTGTTGATACTCCCTCTCG TTATGAATTGTTGAGTATGGTGAGGAAGCATTCGGAGTTACTTAAGCAAATTGTAACTGATGGTCTGGAGGCTACTGATGTTGAAAAGGATCTTGGCTTTTGGAAGGATGTCATGGATCTGTATTTCGTTCGTGGTAAGGATTCAAAAAAACGACAGGACGATGATCTCCTATTCTTTGTCCGAAAAAAG AGCTTGCATGGATATGGTTTTAATGACAACATTGACGGAAACTCCCCTTACTTTGTACGCAGGTGGGCACCAAAG TTGAACAACTTACTAGATGAGAATACAGTAAGCGTGGATTGGAGATGCTCATATTACTTGAATTTAATTGCCCACACTTCGTTCAGTGTTACAGTGGCAATATGCag TCGTCAGGCCCTTCAGAGGCATCAAGGCGACGAACAAACACCATTGTCTCCTATATATAAG GTTGTGAAAACTGTCTATGCATCTCCAAGCCGTGTTAACTTCCATTTGGATGCAAGAAAG GAAGTAGAAACAACACCTGCTTATCCAGATATTTGCTTTGCAGTTGATGACTTTGATTCGACTTTTGATGAAGTG GTTCTGACTGACACAGATCATTGTTACTGTGTACTTCTAAATGCAAATGGCGGAGCAGCATTTCCTAGTGAAAAGGCACCAGAAGATTGTGGTTCTAGTGACAGTTCTTCATTGAAAAGTAAAGCAGATACCAGAAAGTCAAACAAGACAAAG CTTACTCTTTTTTCAGGATTTGTCAGCTATCAAATGGTTCGGGAAGCATACGAAG AGGGAAAGTCTGGATTCGGGAGCCTTCTATCTCTTGGTAATTCTACTGCCAAAACAGATAGGATATACATGAAAGGTCCTGGAGGACGTGGCCAAGTTGAAGTAGCTGTTTCTGGTGTCTTAG ATCAAAGCATGCAGATATCGCCTCACTCGCCAGGCCAATCTTCCAATAGAAGGTTCCAGTTTGGTGAAATTGTTCGTAGAGCTGCGAATGTTGCATCGGTAGCTGCCAAGCATGCCTATGCAGCTGCTGGTGTGAATCATAGTACTGATTTCGAAATGCTTCCCCTCAAATGCTGCTTGATGTCAATATCATTGCCTTGGGACCATATCGCTTATGACCTTTTGTTTAAG
- the LOC141708431 gene encoding uncharacterized protein LOC141708431 isoform X1: protein MLRDVVDTPSRYELLSMVRKHSELLKQIVTDGLEATDVEKDLGFWKDVMDLYFVRGKDSKKRQDDDLLFFVRKKSLHGYGFNDNIDGNSPYFVRRWAPKLNNLLDENTVSVDWRCSYYLNLIAHTSFSVTVAICSRQALQRHQGDEQTPLSPIYKVVKTVYASPSRVNFHLDARKEVETTPAYPDICFAVDDFDSTFDEVVLTDTDHCYCVLLNANGGAAFPSEKAPEDCGSSDSSSLKSKADTRKSNKTKLTLFSGFVSYQMVREAYEEGKSGFGSLLSLGNSTAKTDRIYMKGPGGRGQVEVAVSGVLDQSMQISPHSPGQSSNRRFQFGEIVRRAANVASVAAKHAYAAAGVNHSTDFEMLPLKCCLMSISLPWDHIAYDLLFKKSPPVDL from the exons ATGTTGCGTGATGTTGTTGATACTCCCTCTCG TTATGAATTGTTGAGTATGGTGAGGAAGCATTCGGAGTTACTTAAGCAAATTGTAACTGATGGTCTGGAGGCTACTGATGTTGAAAAGGATCTTGGCTTTTGGAAGGATGTCATGGATCTGTATTTCGTTCGTGGTAAGGATTCAAAAAAACGACAGGACGATGATCTCCTATTCTTTGTCCGAAAAAAG AGCTTGCATGGATATGGTTTTAATGACAACATTGACGGAAACTCCCCTTACTTTGTACGCAGGTGGGCACCAAAG TTGAACAACTTACTAGATGAGAATACAGTAAGCGTGGATTGGAGATGCTCATATTACTTGAATTTAATTGCCCACACTTCGTTCAGTGTTACAGTGGCAATATGCag TCGTCAGGCCCTTCAGAGGCATCAAGGCGACGAACAAACACCATTGTCTCCTATATATAAG GTTGTGAAAACTGTCTATGCATCTCCAAGCCGTGTTAACTTCCATTTGGATGCAAGAAAG GAAGTAGAAACAACACCTGCTTATCCAGATATTTGCTTTGCAGTTGATGACTTTGATTCGACTTTTGATGAAGTG GTTCTGACTGACACAGATCATTGTTACTGTGTACTTCTAAATGCAAATGGCGGAGCAGCATTTCCTAGTGAAAAGGCACCAGAAGATTGTGGTTCTAGTGACAGTTCTTCATTGAAAAGTAAAGCAGATACCAGAAAGTCAAACAAGACAAAG CTTACTCTTTTTTCAGGATTTGTCAGCTATCAAATGGTTCGGGAAGCATACGAAG AGGGAAAGTCTGGATTCGGGAGCCTTCTATCTCTTGGTAATTCTACTGCCAAAACAGATAGGATATACATGAAAGGTCCTGGAGGACGTGGCCAAGTTGAAGTAGCTGTTTCTGGTGTCTTAG ATCAAAGCATGCAGATATCGCCTCACTCGCCAGGCCAATCTTCCAATAGAAGGTTCCAGTTTGGTGAAATTGTTCGTAGAGCTGCGAATGTTGCATCGGTAGCTGCCAAGCATGCCTATGCAGCTGCTGGTGTGAATCATAGTACTGATTTCGAAATGCTTCCCCTCAAATGCTGCTTGATGTCAATATCATTGCCTTGGGACCATATCGCTTATGACCTTTTGTTTAAG
- the LOC141700503 gene encoding uncharacterized protein LOC141700503: protein MVPVEVGSGSLRRDCYGKEDAEVNQRLHLDLLEETRENSQLRLAAYQQRAARYYNKKVKGQLLKVGDLVLRKVMPNTMNPQHGVFGANWEGQYRIKSILWKGTYHLEDMDGKLIPRAWNAEHLRKYYQ, encoded by the coding sequence atggtccccgtggaaGTTGGATCGGGATCACTTCGCAGAGACTGTTACGGGAAAGAAGACGCtgaggttaatcaaaggcttcatttagATCTCTTAGAGGAGACGAGGGAAAATTCTCAGCTAAGGCTAGCAGCATATCAGCAGCGCGccgcaaggtattataacaagaaggtaaaagGACAGTTGCTGAAGGTGGGGGATTTGGTACTTAGGAAAGTGATGCCCAATACAATGAACCCccaacatggagtgtttggagctaattgggaaggacaGTACAGAATAAAGTCTATCCTGTGGaaggggacttatcaccttgaagataTGGACGGGAAGCTAATTCCGCGAGCTTGGAATgcggaacatctccgaaagtattaccAGTGA
- the LOC141708434 gene encoding uncharacterized protein LOC141708434 gives MSWLARSIATSLRLDENDDQNQISGDFVAAGETDSDQTDYDDDEQRGGGMKEDFSELKQTLTRQIWGVASFLAPPPPPPPPLPSLRQRSDLYAGDRSLEASDEEIEVDSGKCMSGGYRDLAQMLPFRLEDQIGGAVGITEESLAFASNIAHHPETWLDFPLSEEDDIDDFDMSDAQCKHAEAVERLVPRLAALRIELCPAHMSKGYFWMVYFVLLYSRLNRHDAETLSTQQLAAARSLWMQELQKRLKPESFQIRSSTLYAKESSCLHDVDFDPYSPRFRKFTDSLTSAFESPTCAATESEVEKYPAVSSESPTVDKSVIREEPVTRTTEKEVVAGPSHKGSIQQYDDDEDGDDWLEQQSVDGYCGPTIFFGTDDDVSFSDLEEDCNMPMKSKSPLNNLDISTKAS, from the exons ATGTCATGGCTGGCTCGTTCCATCGCCACCTCTCTCCGTCTCGACGAGAACGACGATCAAAACCAAATCTCCGGCGATTTTGTCGCCGCCGGCGAAACCGATTCCGATCAAACCGACTACGACGATGACGAGCAGCGTGGAGGAGGAATGAAAGAGGACTTTTCCGAGTTAAAGCAAACCCTAACTCGTCAAATTTGGGGCGTCGCTTCGTTTCTAGCTCCGCCGCCGCCTCCGCCTCCGCCGCTGCCGAGTCTCCGTCAAAGATCCGATCTTTATGCCGGCGATCGGAGTTTGGAGGCGTCCGATGAGGAAATTGAGGTCGATTCGGGGAAATGTATGAGTGGAGGGTATAGAGATTTGGCGCAGATGTTGCCGTTTAGATTGGAGGATCAAATTGGAGGTGCGGTTGGTATTACTGAAGAATCGTTGGCTTTTGCTAGTAATATTGCTCATCATCCCGAGACTTGGCTCGATTTTCCGTTATCCGAAGAGGATGATATTGATG ATTTTGATATGTCTGATGCACAATGCAAACATGCTGAGGCTGTAGAGCGTCTGGTGCCCAGATTAGCTGCTCTCAGAATTGAGCTTTGTCCTGCTCACATGAGTAAGGGTTATTTTTGGATGGTGTATTTTGTTCTTCTTTACTCGAGGCTCAACAGACATGATGCTGAAACGTTGTCTACCCAGCAG CTTGCAGCAGCGAGATCTTTGTGGATGCAGGAGTTGCAAAAGCGTTTAAAGCCAGAATCATTTCAAATCAGAAGTAGTACTTTATATGCAAAAGAGAGTTCCTGTTTGCATGATGTAGATTTTGATCCTTATTCGCCTCGTTTTCGAAAATTCACAGACAGCCTGACATCTGCTTTTGAGTCCCCGACTTGTGCAGCCACAGAATCTGAGGTTGAGAAGTATCCTGCTGTCAGTTCCGAGAGTCCGACAGTTGACAAGTCTGTTATTCGAGAAGAGCCAGTGACCCGGACCACGGAAAAGGAAGTTGTAGCAGGTCCATCACATAAAGGATCAATTCAGCAATATGATGACGATGAAGACGGGGATGACTGGCTGGAACAACAATCAGTTGATGGGTACTGTGGGCCTACTATTTTTTTTGGAACAGATGATGATGTGTCATTTAGTGATCTCGAAGAAGATTGTAACATGCCAATGAAATCAAAATCTCCACTAAATAATTTAGACATATCAACAAAAGCCTCATAA